A single genomic interval of Rhododendron vialii isolate Sample 1 chromosome 3a, ASM3025357v1 harbors:
- the LOC131320737 gene encoding uncharacterized protein LOC131320737 codes for MVRAQFPGPLQLELVSQAEISLRVMADMDLDDLDGLSRVPSRISRFAPKNSKLKAKSEPQELNSFPMKKKKEEVYSIHDCETMNQDDCAIKMDLAVKMDVEAKSEGQEAKDETMEEVNDDDRVVREIDVFFTPQIDPSTQLYVLQYPLRPCWRPYELDERCEEVRIKPSRAEVEVDLSIDVNSKNYDTDADPRVMMTKQTLSSSMKPTHATGYAVGVLIGNKLHINPIRAVVQLRPSMEHLKSDGSKKKSVTCNVEATIKLEDPKDEKSAGPSKKVKKLPGTMNGRNDDLEESWMALKYHSSKSDYSIRCLRKMEVEESAPIQFSMSPYDYVSSLCPGAFNDNIKSQGPSTRFLRSLPLEERFKIWFREGPPANRLQTLKKHLAPDDSIEDVLGVLQKLAHLVQGLWIPKTPLLLEGGVEGLARDYFLLLFSKNPVISYEQVKAVGSRGQPLKDAVKGVLSILAVERPDLHGWKFKELPDVSSENESSDEMFVKLYSDVVKEQEKAWERAEKPLTESIFVGGRGGLKNSSKPDTANRVGTSKVQSKGAAKSSNGAVSRTPMSNETREALPKVLQKLFQTHSVCSFQLICQRLREMAISESTRPKGVAREVKAAAIALDAPQEELLELIGQVAINIHGVYVSRSSIDPQYDPLRKIVIDLLIAEGPNAKLKRAAIVEAAKMQLNQDIAPNAYQKVLNELCVSQGSAWVLKRGDGNPK; via the exons ATGGTCCGAGCCCAATTTCCGGGGCCACTACAATTAG AACTGGTTAGTCAAGCAGAAATCAGTCTAAGGGTGATGGCGGACATGGACCTGGATGATCTAGATGGTCTGAGCCGGGTTCCATCTAGAATCAGTAGATTCGCCCCCAAGAACTCTAAACTCAAAGCAAAGTCAGAACCCCAAGAATTGAATTCCTTTCctatgaagaagaagaaagaagaagtgtATTCCATTCACGATTGTGAAACAATGAACCAAGATGACTGTGCCATCAAAATGGATCTCGCTGTCAAAATGGATGTCGAAGCCAAGTCAGAAGGCCAAGAAGCGAAAGATGAAACAATGGAGGAAGTCAACGATGATGATAGAGTTGTTCGAGAAATCGACGTCTTCTTTACTCCTCAAATTGATCCCAGCACTCAG CTTTATGTTCTGCAATATCCACTTAGGCCCTGTTGGCGTCCATATGAATTGGATGAACGATGTGAAGAG GTTAGGATTAAACCGTCGAGGGCtgaagttgaagttgatttgtCTATTGATGTTAATTCCAAGAATTATGACACTGATGCAGATCCCAGAGTGATGATGACAAAGCag ACTTTGTCATCTTCAATGAAGCCAACGCATGCAACCGGCTATGCTGTTGGGGTGCTAATTGGAAATAAG TTGCACATCAATCCTATTCGTGCAGTTGTGCAGCTTCGACCTTCAATGGAACATCTTAAGTCTGATGGCTCTAAAAAGAAGAGTGTCACGTGCAATGTAGAAGCTACAATTAAGTTGGAAGATCCCAAGGATGAAAAATCTGCAGGACCATCGAAGAAAGTG AAAAAACTACCAGGGACTATGAATGGTCGTAATGATGATCTTGAGGAG AGTTGGATGGCACTCAAGTACCATTCTTCAAAGAGTGATTACTCAATCAGATGTCTAAGAAAAATGGAAGTAGAAGAAAGCGCTCCTATACAATTTTCAATGAGCCC GTATGACTATGTCAGCTCTTTGTGTCCTGGTGCATTTAATGACAACATCAAATCCCAAGGTCCTTCAACAAG GTTTTTGCGTTCATTGCCCCTGGAAGAACGTTTTAAGATATGGTTTCGTGAG GGCCCTCCAGCAAATCGTCTACAAACTCTGAAGAAGCACCTCGCTCCTGATGATTCCATTGAAGATGTGCTTGGAGTCCTCCAAAAACTTGCTCACCTTGTACaaggactctggattccaaaaACGCCACTGCTACTTGAAGGAGGAGTTGAAGGTCTAGCTAGAGattactttcttcttttgtttagtAAGAATCCTGTAATCAGCTATGAACAAGTGAAAGCTGTGGGTTCTCGTGGTCAGCCTTTAAAAGATGCTGTAAAAGGCGTGTTGAGCATTTTAGCTGTTGAGAGACCCGATTTACATGGCTGGAAGTTTAAAGAGTTACCAGATGTGTCATCGGAAAATGAGTCATCAGATGAGATGTTCGTGAAACTGTATTCGGATGTTGTTAAAGAGCAAGAAAAAGCTTGGGAGCGTGCGGAGAAGCCACTAACTGAAAGTATATTTGTGGGTGGGAGGGGTGGTTTAAAGAATTCTTCAAAGCCTGATACGGCTAATCGGGTTGGAACATCCAAAGTTCAAAGTAAAGGTGCAGCAAAATCTTCAAATGGAGCTGTTTCCCGAACTCCTATGTCAAATGAAACTCGAGAAGCTCTACCCAAGGTCTTACAGAAACTTTTCCAAACACACAGTGTTTGCAG CTTTCAACTGATTTGCCAACGTTTGCGGGAAATGGCAATTTCTGAGTCTACTCGTCCCAAGGGGGTAGCTAGAGAGGTAAAAGCAGCAGCAATTGCCCTTGATGCTCCTCAAGAGGAGCTGCTGGAATTGATTGGTCAAGTTGCTATAAATATCCATGGCGTATATGTTTCGAGGTCATCTATAGACCCCCAATATGATCCTTTAAG GAAAATAGTCATTGATCTTCTTATTGCTGAAGGGCCTAATGCAAAGCTTAAAAGGGCTGCTATAGTTGAAGCTGCCAAGATGCAACTTAATCAGGATATTGCTCCCAATGCATACCAAAAG GTCTTGAATGAATTATGTGTATCTCAAGGTTCTGCATGGGTCTTAAAACGCGGTGATGGAAATCCTAAATAG
- the LOC131320742 gene encoding late embryogenesis abundant protein 46-like, producing the protein MQTAKSAAASAKESAANVAATAKSGMDKTKATVQEKVERMSAHDPMQKDMATERKQEKIHQAECNKQEARESNAAARQAIATGGAGTFTAVGRAQNSTPGAGTQGNQNYSAGGDHRLNTHTHPTGGHNPDHLTGSNATGYGTGQNAHNLGGVNTGGADAVYPDDRIGSGPNRTHHTTGGDHGLNTHVHPSGGHNPGHLPGSNATGYGTGQNAHNLGGVNTGGADAVYPDDPIGSGPNTTRNTIGGAPGTGQGTGGTYQ; encoded by the exons atgcagACAGCCAAGAGTGCAGCGGCTTCCGCCAAGGAGTCGGCGGCGAACGTGGCCGCCACCGCCAAGTCTGGGATGGACAAGACCAAGGCCACCGTCCAAGAGAag gtgGAGAGGATGAGTGCACATGACCCAATGCAGAAGGACATGGCCACAGAGAGGAAGCAGGAGAAGATCCACCAAGCAGAGTGCAACAAGCAGGAGGCGCGTGAGAGCAACGCCGCCGCTCGACAAGCGATCGCCACCGGCGGGGCCGGGACCTTCACCGCCGTTGGCCGGGCGCAAAATTCCACCCCTGGCGCCGGGACCCAAGGGAACCAGAACTACTCCGCTGGTGGTGATCATCGGTTGAACACCCACACCCACCCGACAGGTGGTCACAACCCGGATCACCTTACCGGGTCAAACGCAACCGGGTATGGAACCGGGCAGAACGCCCATAACCTTGGTGGCGTGAACACGGGAGGTGCTGATGCTGTGTACCCGGATGATCGTATTGGGTCTGGGCCGAACAGGACTCACCATACAACCGGTGGTGATCATGGGTTAAACACCCACGTCCACCCGAGCGGTGGTCACAACCCGGGTCACCTACCTGGGTCAAACGCAACCGGGTACGGTACCGGGCAGAACGCCCATAATCTTGGTGGCGTGAATACGGGAGGTGCTGATGCTGTGTACCCGGATGATCCTATTGGGTCCGGGCCAAACACGACCCGCAATACAATTGGTGGTGCTCCGGGTACGGGTCAGGGCACCGGTGGAACATACCAGTAG
- the LOC131320743 gene encoding 11 kDa late embryogenesis abundant protein-like translates to MQGAKETASNVAASAKSGLEKAKATTQEKVEKMTTRDPVEKEMARERKEERVTQAELDKQEARGHNAAARHTGTHDYTATETGGAPDYLTGDPGYTTGVQPTRRQTGGVVGSQNRPGEYTGTGQVPIRDTQTGVGHPDHAA, encoded by the exons atgcaaggtGCGAAGGAGACAGCATCCAACGTGGCGGCTTCGGCCAAATCCGGCTTGGAGAAGGCCAAAGCCACCACCCAAGAAAAG GTGGAAAAGATGACGACACGTGACCCTGTTGAGAAAGAAATGGcaagagagaggaaggaagagagagTGACCCAAGCCGAGCTCGACAAGCAGGAGGCGCGCGGGCACAACGCCGCAGCGAGGCACACCGGGACCCATGACTACACCGCCACCGAAACCGGAGGAGCCCCGGATTACCTGACCGGAGACCCGGGGTACACCACTGGAGTACAGCCCACCCGCCGCCAGACGGGGGGCGTGGTCGGGTCGCAGAACCGGCCCGGGGAGTACACGGGAACCGGGCAGGTCCCGATTCGGGACACCCAGACGGGTGTGGGCCACCCAGACCATGCAGCGTGA